Proteins encoded by one window of Lepeophtheirus salmonis chromosome 3, UVic_Lsal_1.4, whole genome shotgun sequence:
- the LOC121115019 gene encoding uncharacterized protein isoform X1 — protein sequence MNQLSKKELGFFFIITGLVILAKIDLVQGSQRSKNNRDLMKKTELGIYPWFLIQFSFEALLNDPRFTNCMTNTGGPEDPNFVSILTKCYSIAGRPRFGKRSWNNQIFKHIRSREMDNPMNQQSPSSSQPMSVMEEIPAQFMYPLPYSRNTNDFTNY from the exons atgaatcaattatcaaaaaaggaaCTTGGATTCTTTTTCATCATAACTGGTCTGGTAATTCTTGCAAAAATAGACCTTGTACAAGGTTCTCAAC GTTCGAAAAACAATCgagatttaatgaaaaaaacagaaCTTGGAATTTATCCGtggtttttaattcaattttcattcg AGGCACTATTGAATGATCCTCGATTTACCAATTGTATGACAAATACAGGAGGGCCTGAAGATCCAAATTTTGTTAGTATTCTTACAAAATGTTACTCCATAGCTGGACGGCCTAG ATTTGGAAAGAGATCATGGAATaaccaaatatttaaacatatacgATCCAGAGAAATGGACAACCCCATGAATCAACAGTCTCCTTCGTCTTCCCAACCCATGTCTGTAATGGAAGAGATCCCAGCTCAATTTATGTATCCTCTACCTTATTCAAGGAACACCAATGactttacaaattattaa
- the LOC121115019 gene encoding uncharacterized protein isoform X2, protein MNQLSKKELGFFFIITGLVILAKIDLVQGSQQALLNDPRFTNCMTNTGGPEDPNFVSILTKCYSIAGRPRFGKRSWNNQIFKHIRSREMDNPMNQQSPSSSQPMSVMEEIPAQFMYPLPYSRNTNDFTNY, encoded by the exons atgaatcaattatcaaaaaaggaaCTTGGATTCTTTTTCATCATAACTGGTCTGGTAATTCTTGCAAAAATAGACCTTGTACAAGGTTCTCAAC AGGCACTATTGAATGATCCTCGATTTACCAATTGTATGACAAATACAGGAGGGCCTGAAGATCCAAATTTTGTTAGTATTCTTACAAAATGTTACTCCATAGCTGGACGGCCTAG ATTTGGAAAGAGATCATGGAATaaccaaatatttaaacatatacgATCCAGAGAAATGGACAACCCCATGAATCAACAGTCTCCTTCGTCTTCCCAACCCATGTCTGTAATGGAAGAGATCCCAGCTCAATTTATGTATCCTCTACCTTATTCAAGGAACACCAATGactttacaaattattaa